Within the Acidimicrobiales bacterium genome, the region GCGCGACGGCGCCCGCGTGCTGTCCAACCGCGGCGCCAACGGCATCGACGGGCTGGTGTCGACGGCGGCGGGCGTGGCGTGGGCTTCCGCCCCGCATCCCGTGACCGCCGTGCTGGGCGACCTCGCGTTCTTGCACGACGTCGGTGGGTTACGCGCCGCCGTCGGGTTGACCAACCTCGACTACGTCGTGATCGACAACAGCGGCGGCGCCATCTTCGACTTTCTGCCGCAAGCGCAGGAACTCGACGCCGACACGTTCCGGGCGCTGTTCACCACCCCGCACGGCCTCGACCTCGATGCGGTGGCGGCGTCGGTGCCCGGCACCCGCGTCGCCGTGCACCGCGTGCTCGCGGGCACGGCCATGGCGACGCACCGCGCCGTGCACGCGGCGGTGGCCGAAGCGATCGCGTCCTAAGGACGCACGAGTGCGGCCAGCAGTGCTTGCAGCTTGAGTTGGCTCTCCACCAACTCGGACTGGCTGTCCGACCCGGCGACGACGCCGCAGCCGGCGCGCAGCACGGCGCGCGTGTCATCGATCTCGGCGCAACGGATGCCGACCCACCACTCGCCGTTGCCGCGGGCGTCGACCCAGCCGACCGGCCCGGCGTAGCGGCCGCGGTCGAGCCGCTCGTGGCGGGCGAGCCAGGCGAGGGCGGCGGCGCTGGGCTGGCCACCGACGGCGGCGGTGGGGTGCAAGGAGGCGACGAGGTCGAGCACGGACGCCGGCGCGGTGGCGCCCAGCGTGCCGGTGATCTTCGTGCCGAGGTGCGTGACGTTGCGCAGCGCGACGACCGAGGGGCCCGCGGGCACGTCGAGCGACGCACAGTAAGGCCGCAGGGCGTCGGCGACGCCGTCGACGGTAAGCCGGTGCTCGGCGCGGTCCTTGTCCGACGCGAGGAGGGCGGCCGCCGCCTCGTTGTCGGCATCGGGATCGCCGACGCGGGCCGTGGTGCCGGCGAGGGGATGCGAGACGATCTGGTCGCCGACGCGGCTGATCAACAACTCCGGGCTGGCACCGACGAATCCGTCGACCGAGTACGTCGTGCACGATGGGTAGAGATCGTGCAGGCGGCGCACGACGTCGGCCACGACGATCGGGCGATTGGCCGCCACCTCCACGGCGCGTGCGACGACGACCTTCTCGAAGTCGCCGGCGTCGATGGCGGCGAGCGCATCGTCGACGAGATCGCACCAGTCGGCGTGCGACAGCGACGGGGTGAGGCTGAAGGCGTCGGGGGCCAGCGGTTGGTCGGCGGTGTCGGGTGACGGGCCGACGCCGTCGCGGACGAACCACACTTCTTCGGGCACCACCAGCGACGCCGCCAACACCCGGTTGAACGGCAGCGCACCCACCGCGATCGCGCCGTCGCCCAGAGCGGCGAGCTCGTTGCCGACGCGCTCGCCGAGTTCACCGTCGGAAGCGCCGGCGGGCAGATCGATGCGGGCGCGCACGCCGCGGGCCACGAAGCCGCCGTCGCGCCCGCCGAGCATGACGATGTCGTCGTCGCGGATGCCGGCCAGCAGTTTGGTCAGGTCCACTAGGCGCGCCTCGCGGTGATGAGCTGCGCGATGCCGGTGCTCAGCTGCTGACGTTCGACGGACGTGAAGCCGGCGCGCTCGATCATCGCCAGCAGTTCGGGCGTCGGCGGAAGGTAGGCGACCGAGCGCGGCAGGTAGCGATACGCGGCGGGGTCGGAAAACAAGCCGCCGATCATTGGCACGACTCGGCCGAAGTACACGCGGTGGCCGAACGCCAAGACCGGGTTGGTCGGTGTGGACACTTCGAGCAGCGCCAGTGAACCACCGGGGCGCAGTACCCGCGCCATCTCGGCGAAGCAGGCGTCGAGGTCGACGAGGTTGCGCAACGCCAAGCCGCAGGT harbors:
- a CDS encoding isochorismate synthase → MDLTKLLAGIRDDDIVMLGGRDGGFVARGVRARIDLPAGASDGELGERVGNELAALGDGAIAVGALPFNRVLAASLVVPEEVWFVRDGVGPSPDTADQPLAPDAFSLTPSLSHADWCDLVDDALAAIDAGDFEKVVVARAVEVAANRPIVVADVVRRLHDLYPSCTTYSVDGFVGASPELLISRVGDQIVSHPLAGTTARVGDPDADNEAAAALLASDKDRAEHRLTVDGVADALRPYCASLDVPAGPSVVALRNVTHLGTKITGTLGATAPASVLDLVASLHPTAAVGGQPSAAALAWLARHERLDRGRYAGPVGWVDARGNGEWWVGIRCAEIDDTRAVLRAGCGVVAGSDSQSELVESQLKLQALLAALVRP